Part of the Mytilus trossulus isolate FHL-02 chromosome 2, PNRI_Mtr1.1.1.hap1, whole genome shotgun sequence genome is shown below.
ATCGTGAAGTACCTTATTCTGCACACTCGGTGCAatagtttgataaaaattatatcttttgCTCTAGTTATTTGTTATGACATCCTTGACATAAATATAGTTGGAAGACCTAGATATGAGTTTGCTATGGTCATAGGTTTAAACAGGTACATTTTCCGTTGCTAACATTTGATACAACAGGTAAATATtgacttttcaaaaaatgaaattaaaaaaaaatccatgttaaaagttataattttaaCTTTGAGTCGAAATTTGAAGATAAAGTGGACCACGGCGAGAGTTTTGACTGATACAGgaaaatgtatgtttgtttggTAGAGGCAGACATTTTGCCTTCATGCTACAGGATATCTACAGGGACCCATAACAGAGTTGAAGCACGGTTCTTCAACGTTAGGAGAACTTGATACTCTTCTCATGTTCTAGACGTACCTATTCCGATTGAACGTGGCTGCGTCTATACTTATACCATACAGAGCAATATAAACGCCTAAATTCATAAAATGCTTAGTGTCGGATGGGGTTAATATAATTGATCATATTTCTAAACCCTAGTGTACCTTTCCAGTCTTCCATAGAAGTCGAACAGTGCTATAATTAttaacaaattatttcaaacaatAATTCGTTTTTTCGATGGTTCAATTGGGTTGTGGTAGCGTTGTGCGTGCAcagatttgtgttttttgtgttttttttttgttttttttacatttgcacatcaattataaaaaataagaagatgtgatatgaatgtctataagacaactctccacaagagacaaaaagacatagaaataacaactatatgtcactattttaaaacatgattaatgaacataattttgtaaaatttcatgcAGTTAAGAAAAttgggttggtttttttttgtctaggAAAAGAGGGAccaaacaaaaatagaaaaaacaacgTAACTGTTGActgtttatcaaaatgaaaaaatcaaatatacatgttgtataattatattcaaaatatctacgatagaaaaagttccaaaaacatattgaaataattttcttCTTTCGCATCCCAACTCTTGTTTGAAAACGCAAAACCGTCCTTTTTTCGTGGTTTATGGCAATTTCCATTATTCAAAGAAATGTAATTCGACATCTgcgtttattattttttaaacataagtaatatgttttaaaattgcatttgaaATGCGGCctataacaatgttaaaaagTTTCAGATTgcttttaaatagaaaataaattccCATACTCACTTGTACATACAATCGAATAGCACACAAACTCAATAAAGACgaaaaataatttaatcctattgaaaaaatacatatttgttttttctttcaagtTATTATGCATTAACCGAATGCTACATGGTGACAAAAATGGCACTAATCTTTTTTTCAGTTGAATGTAATACTTCCTCCAATATCAGAAATTATCTTTAGGATTTCAAATATCCGGTTAACTCCTTGACGGACCCTTAGATGGCTTTTATCTTAGGCCTTGTcatcattgtttgttttaaaagctAATAAGTTTACTTGATTAATGGATTTTTGAACTtcgaaatgaaaaatgtactCGTATCACTTGTGTAAATCGAAACATggaagtttacattttaaggttaatttgttgttttctgtACGTACATGCATATGCACATGTAACGTCATGAAATCAATGTATGCATACTtattttacactagtcatttatGAGACCCTTATAGCttctgttcggtgtgagtcaaggctccgtgttgaataTCGTACTTTGATCTATGATGGTTTACATTtccaaattgtgacttggaatgagagttgtctcattggcacccataccacaaCTCAGTAAACCTATAACACATATACACAGTAATACATATGCAAATGAAATAGTAGATCCATATTAAAAATTCGACCCAAGAGGTACATATAAACAGAAACAAACTTTGTATAGTTCTACGTAAAGGATCAAAATAGGAAagttaatgaaattttaaaaaaaatagtaatattGAGACTTAtagctttaaaacaaaattacactAAATCATTAGATATTACAAATTTCCAGTTTATATTGAGTCAGTGACCCTCTTATTGATTCCTTGGGTGATGGAATTAAACAAAATCGATCACAGTTCACCCgtctttattttaaacattcatatTTGAGTTACATATTTTTAGACTTGAAGCTATACAAAAACTTCTAGGTTGTCTCGTGATAGCTCGTTCGCAGGTGTGTACCGGGGTCGTGGTTCCGAAACCAAGCTGGACCAACCCAAGGCCATGCATTATAGTACTTGCTGCCTTTCTGATTAGCAAGGAACATGAAGGAATACGACCAAAGACACAATGCCATGCAGTATAGTACTTTCTGCCTTTCTGATTAGCAAGGAACATGAAGGAATACGACCAAAGACCGGGATCGCAGGGTATATATGTTGACGTGTTTTCCTCGTGAACGATGTTAATCTACTTAATATCGCTCTAGTGCAAAACAAGATTCTCATATCGCATCAATATACTAGTCCTTAATTTGCAGGCGATATTTGCCAATATTTACAGCAATCGGTCACTCAAAATTTAcacaataaattataattaagattaatatcattttttgaaGATGACGCTCGTTCGAAATAAATTCAATGGTAATTGACTCAACCTCTTCAGAGAgaatgtaaaaataagaagatgtggtatgattgatcAGGACAATGCGACAACTTTGAACTTTGAATACCACAAACCACTAAATgacgtaaaataaaaaaaactatagatCACAATACGGCTTTCAAAAATGATCACCTATGTTTAATATGTCaaccaaatattaaaataagaaattaatgaTGAGTGCCTTTGAGATAACTGTCCATAGAAGACTTAATTACTATCCATTAGgcactgtgcttaaacggccgtgggtaacttaagttacccacagcccaagatggcGGACTCTAAAATCGTTGAGATTATAATTGATACGAAATCTACTTTTTGCAACGTTTTTCATGatcaatgtaaatattgataggagttttgaataaagaaaacacTTACCATCACtacaaatttgttaattttgacttCACTTTAGCGCAAggccaacttttaaaaaatgcataagatGTCCGTAACatataagtcaaaaataatCAGACTGTCCGTATCTTTATTTTCGGATGTgggtaactttttttcaaaattgtaagattaacaatttcaacacttaaaggacaataaacactttcaaactccttaactatTACATAGATTTATACAATAACGATATGCTTCAAACTAAACAAGAGAAAAAAGCAAGCCAGAGTGTCACGAATTTCCGtttaatttttaagaattatttcCGGGATAAAACGGGATCTTACGTTATGGCAAAAATTATCTAACATTCTTGTGATGATGCCTTGGAAAACAATGATAtcctttcctttaaataatttctgaattgttaGCCAAACTGAAATGTATGGTCTCTTCACTTTATCTAGTGTGGTGTGTTGTtgattgtgagaaaaaaaaatgcaaatatctAGGAGTAGATGAAAGGCTATAGTGTTGAACAGGTGTCAGTTTATCATACATGTAACGACAAAAGTAGATTTAAAATCTTCTAAAAGTTTCATTGACCTCAGGGATTCAATAAGATCGGGTATCAAATCACATATCTTCGTTAGAGGTTTGGACTGATTCATCTATGTATTTCTGCAGTAAGGATCGACCTCCGATCTTGTTCTCCTAAGGTGATGTTCATATGTTCACAATTAATGTAATTTCTAGAGTTGGAAATGGTGAGATTTATAACCTGCATGTCATGACTTGTCATCTAAAACTTAAGCAGTTAACAATCTATAAAGCCAGTAGAATGCCGGTAAGATACGTTAATTTTGCcgtacaattttctacataagaaaatgcctgtaccatgtcaggaaaatgacagttgttatccattcggttgagctttggatttttccatttaataagagactttcctttttgaattttcttcagagttcagtatttttgcaaggcaggaatatgactgttgttttccattcgtttggtgtgttaaATTGAGCTTTTGGCTTTGCCATTCCATAAAGGACTTCccgtttgaattttcctatgACTTCggtatttctgttatttatcatttcttttttttataattacatctACGAATAAAAATTCGTTGAAAGCTACTGACATCATGCTAAAGTTACGGACATCCCTATTTACATAAGGCAAAAAGTTACGGACAAGTTGTTTTGAAGTTACGGACATCATAAGTGTTTCGGAAAATCGTGCTGTAATCGTTTATTTTGTAGTAACAACTCACGTTTTACCGGCATTGCAGAGTTTCcctaaaagatttatataactttttaattactgaacatttcttttgtattcaTGGTATTGTCATTATATAGGAGCAAACTTCCTAACCGATGACAGGCGGCTccatcttgggctgtgggtaacttaagttacccacggccgtttaagcacagtgtTAGGGACCAAGTAAATATAAGCAACCAACTGTCACCTTATGGTcgtaaacaatgagcaaaacgcTTACGGAATACAGATAAACCGCACCCAATATTTGATAACCGACCGGAGGAATGCTATCTCATGATCATTATTTGTATTGCTTTGCAtcaatctgatgagttgagACTATTTCAACTGATTCTACAGTGTGTTCGTAtattgtgctgttacaccactgtcgcGGTTAAGGAAAAAATGAGCTCATACAATCATACTTGATCCAGACACATTCTGTTTGTCCCTGCACCAATTTGTAATCTAAGTTTTTTGTCTATAATAGCTTTTTATTCGTTATATTTTGGCTTATGAATGAATACAGTCAGttcgttggttttcccgttggaattgttttacatttgatcAATCTGGACAATATATTTtacgtttatataaaaaagaagatgtggtatgattgccaatgagacaactatccacaaaaacaccaaaatgacacaaacattaacaattacaggtcaccgtacggccttcaacaatgagcaaagcccataccgcatatagtcagctataaaaggccctaataagacaatgtaaaacaattcaagcgagaaaactaacggccttatttatgtaataaaatgaacgaaaaacaaatatgtaacgcataaacaaacgacaaccactgaattacaggcccttgacttgggacaggcacatacataaataatgtggcggggttataGAAGGCAGTATGTTGAACTTTATTTATTTGGTCGCTGGTTTATAGTTGTCTCAGGCTTTGGCAATTAAACCATATCTTCTTATCTTTATTTCGTAAATTAGGtggagaaaaaaatgttattatcatatatatgacaataaattcataaataaaagtaactatttacagttttcatttctttttttttgttgaccACTACGGTTTAATGTTTGTTTGACTAATGGAGACATATGAACTTCTCACGTCCGTGCGTCCGTTGATCTTTGATAGCAGAGAGGTTTTAGTATATTTTCTTGTcttagatacatgtatgtatgaaatattttctgCTGGACACTAGgcaaataatgaaaatgtaaaaagtgtgaacagattttttacatataagttttttatgcatttcaatttacaatgtaaataaataaaacaaatagtttatattaaaaaatatttaacaatatcaatgaataatgataatatcatgaGATCATGCTGAAATTATGCCATTTTCATAAGTGAATCAAATGAATGTTTTCTGATTCGTCCTCTGTAACAGCTAAAACACCGGCATACCAACTAATGGCATATGGCCTTTCTAAGCCATCAGTTTGTTTAATAATAGTCCGCATCTTTTCTCCGTTTTCTTGGTAGAGAGCTACAACTTCGTTTTCCTCCGGTAAAGTCACGTAAAGACTATAACGATCACAGGAAACACTACAAGGCATGCTGGATAGAGAATGACACCATAAAAGTTCTAAGTGTTGTGTGaaacacaaaatgttttttgtatCGCTATAATCACACAGAACAATGTCGCCACTTGTTGTCGTGGTCATAAACATGGGGCACACGAATAAAGGGGTATTACCGTTGGGGCTAGGGTGCCCAAGAACTGTTCTGTGTACTTTTCCATCTTTACCAAGTATTTCAATGCCTGGAGGAGATTCGCCGTCGTAATAAGAAACTGCATAACCCCCATCATTCAGCCATGCTATACCAATGTACGACCTCTTTGTACGTATGTGACCTTTAACGTACATTTTTCGACCAACTGTTACCAGGGTAATCTTCTTCTTTCCAAATCGAGTAACAGCAATGTCATcatctgacaaaacagttacCCTACAGGCATTCGAAAGACGTAAACTATCGACAAAAGTGCAGTCACTTAGATACCGTTTCAATAGCCCATTTTCGCCATCAACgacaattaaatattttcctGTAATTGCAACATCATAATAATTGAAAGGTAGCTCAGATTTAGCCTTGAAATTTGAAAGTTCGATCGTGTGTATATGTCCACAGTTAATGGGATTGTCAAAAACACTCAACAAACTTTCATTCGGGACAAATTTGGAACTATTTCTGCGGAAAAAAGTTTTAGGAATCTCGTCGATTTGTTTCTGTAGACCGGGGAGACTTTTGTTGATGTCTACATACTGTTCGAGAACGACCACAGTGTTTTCTTCATCCATAGCATTGTTAAAAGATTGATACTTTCTTTGTACCACGCGCGAGAGGTCTTCCAACTTGTCGTCTGCTTCTGGCTCGTCGTTACTTAGTAGTTCCTTCTTAAGTGACAAAATATCAGCTTGGCAACGAGAATAAAATCTGTCAAGTTTTGACTCGAAACTTTTAATTTCTTCTAGTGTCTCGTTGTTCGGTGAAGACTCTGATCTTTGGCGAGATTCAGCTTTCAATTTATTAGTTTTCACAATCATGCCCTCAATAGATTTTGTTAAGTCACTTATTTTAGGTAAGACACGTTTAAAAGCTTTTTTAAGATTCACACAGTCGCAAGTCGATTTTCTGTGTTTTTCCACTGCATTTTCCGCAGACACAATTTCATTGCATCCAAAACAGAAAAATTCAAGTTGTTCTTCCGTCTCCTTGTGTATGATAGTTGTGCTTTTGCGTACATTCTCGCTTAGAGCGTGTATCAGTTCAGAAAGCAGTGTGTCACTTTCAAATGAAGATGCACATTCCCATGAATCATGCGTGTTTTCTGGAATTTGAATTTCAAGTCTATCCATTGGGCACATGAAAGTACCATTTATTTGAGTATCTTTAATGTGTTCGGCAAGACATTGCAGACAAAACGAATGTTCACATGGCAAGGATTTTGGCTCCCGAAAACGATTTAAACAAATTGAGCACGTAAGATAGTCTTCTGTGATATTTTTGGCAAGTCGGCTAGGATGTGCAACTGccattttaattattatatccttctttttgtataatttttttttatcactgtCGTCAGTAtattcaaactgatttatataaattataccgATCTTCTGTGCTGTAGTTTTTAACAATGTTCTTAAAACATGCACTATATGCTTTTAtacgaaaataaattaatcttgTTTTTCCgatttttaaatcttaatcCAATTCGTATTTAGTTGATCAAGTGATTAATTTTAGTTCTTCTACAGTCCttatatatactgaaatgtTAGCCTTGAGTCGTTTACCCTTGGACGGGCATTATACCGACTGGGTACGAAGAGGTGGCATCATACGGTCTTATCGAAACCTAAGAAAAATCATAACTAGTTTCTATCAGAAAACAGCATATCACTAATCGTGACActaatttgattatatttggTTATTTTTCTCAATGACTATTCAATAATTTCTAATAGAAACCCCTTTATTCGCCTCTAATGGCCACATGTTAAGCTTCTTTAGGTTGTTAcccaaaacaaatttaaatacataacgTCATATGTTATAATAACATTATTGACcatttcaaacaataaaagGTCACTCCTTTGTCCGCTTGCTAGAGCACAAAGgacaaaatcaacaaattgaGTGAGGATACTATAGGCCTTCGATCAAACACTcacttttgtatataaaaacctatatatatagatatatatatatatatgctccTCTGGCAAAAGACATTACGATCAAAGTCATAACATTTAAAGTTGTCTTCATGGTCGTTGACATCGATTTAACTTGGTTTTTAGTCATCTCTTAATAGAACATTGACTCGACGTCTCTTATACTACGGCTTCTTCAGACTGTGAAAGAGATTTAATACTATCTTCAGTTGTAACATCTGAGCCAAAATTTTATCAACAATCTGTGgtttaaagaagaaaaacttCAATATAACACAACAACCCAACGAGgtaatatcaataaatacaCCAACAGGTCCACGCAGTCTCCTACACTAGTttgggattattttttttagattttatataaaagttttaaatttgaagggaaaaaaaaacgattttataattacagaaataatgtttaaaatttaattgactGTTGTTTACTCAACGTCCAGCGGCaattatttcatgtttatttagggcgagaaattatttgaaaaaaaatataaaaaaatacagatacacaggtacaaaatattaacaaaattttcctctaaatactagcttttgatcattaACAAGCTTCTGcatgtccaagtttggtaaaaataaaaaatagtataagacagttattaaatttgaaaaactttaaccacagagtgaagaaatgtttccccgcagaaaaaaaaaataagtccatTTAGGTACCGGTCAATATTTATTGGGGGTTGGGACCGGTGCAAAACATAGTAGGACACACTTAATTTTTAGTAGGACTTCTACGTTTTTTAGTTTTCAGCACTGATAGGACAGCAATATTTTACGTATAGTATATgcatgtagttttttttttttttttattaaaacaaaatatgatctTTGTTTATCTGATAAAAATGaagttaaagtttgtttgatttattcataaattaaatAGGACATATACTTATTTAATAGATATTTCATATAGGACATAaactttttttggtttattcaGAGGGTGGGACATTGATTTGTTACAAGGGAGAAATATGAATTGCACCGGTCCCAACCCCCCAATTAATATTGACAGGTcccttataaataaaatacgggatttttttttttacaaaatttacttctggatactatcttatgatcataaaaagcTTCTGCCCAAATTTGTTAGGAATCCAGTATAGTTAAGAAaggtattaaaatttcaaaacatttaacatgtttaaccagaGTGAATagttgtggacgccgccgccgacgacgccgacggaatgtaggatagcttagtctcgcttttttcGAATAAAGttgaaggctcgacaataaatGCAGCAGGTAGGTTCTGcaattaagatatataaatttcGACTGCGAAATGAAACAATGATAGGGGAAGACATTTTGcccataaaaaaaagaaagagaagTCCATGCCCTAAGCATGTGGGAACGAAACCTAAAGGACAAAGATAATCTTATTTGAATACCGTAGTCTACGAGTTTTAACgatatattgttattgattTGTTATCTTGGATCAACtcggttttaaattttaaaaaaacaaggtCGTCGTAGTGCACTTAACAGTAAGACTCGACATACTATTGTAGTGTGCGATATCAAAATGACTGTTACCTAAATAACAGACACTTAAAGTGAAactaaatatcattttaaatttatgtcaCAGTCTATCTATGTTATATATAATAGAGACGTTACTATAATATATCGATTGGCAACACGAACAGATGTGTTCAATTATTGTGTCATCAGCTATCTTTATCATTTGGGCTTTGACCACCTAGTTCATAACATATTTGATGGGTGTCCATAGGTGGTCTGTTGAAAACTAAATGCCTGCCACTATCCAACATGTCAGCCCGCAAAAATTACCCACCAATTCTTCATCCTAGTCATCATACACTTGCAGAGAGAAAGAATATTACATTTGTTCTCGTCCAGGATATtcttattatacccccgctttaaaaaccCAGAGGCTcaaaagagcctgtgtcgctcaccttggtatatgtgaattaataataataattctttttaataattctttattccgTAAGCAAATATACAGCTCATAGGAttaaatacatacacaaattatacagtttacataaacatatacatatacagcATTACTATATAGCGGAGTTTGGCATATAATTTacattaaacaaaggaagcagacagttcatgacaaaattgtgtttaggtgattgtgatgtgtttgtacatcttactttactgaacattcttgctgcttacaattatctctatctataatgaacttgtccgtgtagtttcagtggaaaatgtttgtaaaaatttacaaattttatgaaaattgataaaaaatgattataagGGACAATAACTTCtaagggggtcaattgaccattttggtcattttgacttatgtTTTAGTAtaaaattgctgtacattattgctgtttacagtttatctctatctataatattattcaagataataaccaaaacagcaaaatttccttaaaattaccaatttaggggcagcaacctaacaacaagtTGTCCGATGCATCTAAATATTTCAGGGCAGaaagatcttgaccagataaacaaatttaccccttgtcagatttgctctaaatgctttggtttttgagtaataagccaaaaactgcattttacccctatgttctatttttagccgtagcggccatcttggttggtttgcccggtcacaaaactcaatttttaaactagatagcctaataatgattctggctatgtttgttaaatttggcctagtagtttcagaggagaagatttttgtaaaagttaactaagatttacaaaaaatggttaaaaattgactataaagggcaataactcctaaaggggtcaactgacaattttggtccgGTTGACTcaattgtaaatcttattttgctgaacatttttgctgtttacagtttatctctatccataataatattcaagataatatctaaaaatagcaaaatttccttaaaattaccaattaaggggcagcaacccaacaacgggttgtcccattcatcttaaaatttcagggcagatagatcttgaccagataaacaatttaacaccttatcagatttgctgtaaatgctttggtttttgagtaataaccaaaaactacatttaacctccatgttctatttttagatgttgcggccatcttgattggttggccgggtcaaataacacaatttttaaactagatacatcaatgatgattgtggccaagtttgaattaatt
Proteins encoded:
- the LOC134706106 gene encoding E3 ubiquitin-protein ligase TRIM39-like, with the protein product MAVAHPSRLAKNITEDYLTCSICLNRFREPKSLPCEHSFCLQCLAEHIKDTQINGTFMCPMDRLEIQIPENTHDSWECASSFESDTLLSELIHALSENVRKSTTIIHKETEEQLEFFCFGCNEIVSAENAVEKHRKSTCDCVNLKKAFKRVLPKISDLTKSIEGMIVKTNKLKAESRQRSESSPNNETLEEIKSFESKLDRFYSRCQADILSLKKELLSNDEPEADDKLEDLSRVVQRKYQSFNNAMDEENTVVVLEQYVDINKSLPGLQKQIDEIPKTFFRRNSSKFVPNESLLSVFDNPINCGHIHTIELSNFKAKSELPFNYYDVAITGKYLIVVDGENGLLKRYLSDCTFVDSLRLSNACRVTVLSDDDIAVTRFGKKKITLVTVGRKMYVKGHIRTKRSYIGIAWLNDGGYAVSYYDGESPPGIEILGKDGKVHRTVLGHPSPNGNTPLFVCPMFMTTTTSGDIVLCDYSDTKNILCFTQHLELLWCHSLSSMPCSVSCDRYSLYVTLPEENEVVALYQENGEKMRTIIKQTDGLERPYAISWYAGVLAVTEDESENIHLIHL